From a single Nicotiana tomentosiformis chromosome 2, ASM39032v3, whole genome shotgun sequence genomic region:
- the LOC104120518 gene encoding zinc finger protein CONSTANS-LIKE 2, with translation MLKKENSSNNWAKVCDTCRSTACTVYCRADSAYLCAGCDARIHAANLVASRHERVWVCEACERAPAAFLCKADAASLCASCDADIHSANPLARRHHRVPIMPIPGTLYGPPAVDTLSGGTLMIGGPEGDATEDDGFLSLTQDADDTTIDEEDKDEAASWLLLNLPVKNNNKNINNNNNNQNNYGMLFGGEVVDEYLDLAEYGGDSQFNDQYSVNQQQQNYSVPQKNYGGDSVVPVQDRQGKSMILYQQQQQQQQQHNHHLSFQLGMEYDNSNTGYGYPASMSHSVSISSIDVSVVPESALSETSNSHPRLPKGTIDLFSGPPIQMPTQLTPMDREARVLRYREKKKNRKFEKTIRYASRKAYAETRPRIKGRFAKRTDVEAEVDQMFSTQLIADSSYGIVPSF, from the exons ATGTTGAAAAAGGAAAACAGCAGCAACAACTGGGCAAAGGTGTGCGACACTTGCCGGTCTACTGCATGTACCGTTTACTGCAGGGCCGATTCTGCATATTTGTGTGCGGGCTGTGACGCCCGCATACATGCAGCAAACCTTGTGGCTTCACGTCATGAGCGCGTTTGGGTTTGCGAGGCGTGTGAACGCGCTCCTGCAGCCTTTCTTTGCAAGGCGGATGCTGCCTCGCTTTGTGCCTCCTGCGACGCTGATATCCATTCTGCTAACCCCTTGGCACGCCGTCACCACCGTGTCCCAATTATGCCCATTCCAG GTACCCTATATGGTCCTCCAGCTGTTGACACCCTTAGCGGTGGTACTTTGATGATTGGTGGCCCCGAGGGGGATGCCACGGAGGATGATGGGTTCTTGAGTTTGACTCAGGATGCAGATGATACGACAATAGATGAAGAAGATAAAGATGAAGCAGCTTCATGGTTATTGCTGAATCTTCCTGTTaagaacaacaacaagaacattaataacaacaataacaaccaaaaTAACTATGGGATGTTGTTTGGTGGGGAAGTAGTGGATGAATACTTGGATCTTGCGGAGTATGGAGGGGATAGTCAGTTTAATGATCAGTACAGTGTTAATCAGCAGCAACAAAATTACTCTGTTCCTCAGAAGAATTACGGAGGAGATAGCGTGGTGCCAGTTCAGGACAGACAGGGGAAATCTATGATTCtctaccaacaacaacaacaacaacagcagcagcaCAATCACCACCTGAGTTTTCAGCTAGGAATGGAGTATGACAACTCTAACACAGGATATGGTTACCCTGCTTCTATGAGTCACAGT GTTTCGATTTCGTCCATTGATGTTAGTGTTGTTCCAGAATCTGCACTTAGTGAAACTTCAAACTCCCACCCGCGACTTCCAAAAGGGACCATTGACCTCTTCTCAGGCCCTCCGATTCAAATGCCTACCCAGCTTACTCCAATGGACAGGGAAGCCAGAGTCCTTAGGTACAGAGAGAAGAAAAAAAACCGTAAATTTGAGAAAACCATAAGGTATGCTTCAAGAAAAGCGTATGCAGAAACACGGCCAAGAATCAAAGGTCGATTCGCGAAAAGAACAGATGTAGAGGCTGAAGTAGACCAGATGTTCTCCACACAGTTAATTGCAGATAGCAGTTATGGAATCGTGCCATCATTCTGA
- the LOC138905218 gene encoding uncharacterized protein, with amino-acid sequence MDLTINNKHACAMVDTGATHNFVTEVATKRLELKLAPTNSHVKTVNAEVQNARGVANGVEPSTTFRYVGCQGDQEGGAMLMAIIASLEEDKSFQETLPPCIEKLLEENKDVMPEELPKHFPPRREVDHKIELEPGANPFAFSPYRMAPPELEELRKQLKDLLDAWSHSPIKGTFRRTSIVPEEEVWIAILVHRLPST; translated from the exons ATGGATCTCACCATTAATAACAAGCATGCTTGTGCAATGGTGGATACTGGAGCAACTCATAATTTTGTGACTGAGGTTGCCACAAAGAGACTAGAATTGAAGCTTGCTCCTACCAACTCTCATGTCAAGACAGTGAATGCTGAGGTACAGAATGCTCGTGGGGTAGCTAATGGAGTTG AGCCAAGCACAACTTTTAGGTATGTAGGTTGTCAAGGGGATCAAGAAGGGGGGGCGATGCTTATGGCAATCATCGCAAGTCTGGAGGAAGACAAGAGTTTTCAAGAGACATTGCCGCCTTGCATAGAGAAGTTGCTTGAGGAAAACAAAGATGTCATGCCTGAGGAGTTGCCTAAGCACTTTCCGCCTAGGCGAGAGGTGGATCACAAGATTGAGTTGGAGCCAGGGGCTAATCCATTTGCATTTtccccatatcgtatggcaccgcctGAGCTAGAGGAGCTCAGGAAACAATTGAAAGATCTGCTAGATGCCTGGTCACATTCTCCCATCAAAGGCACCTTTCGGCGCACCAGTATTGTTCCAGAAGAAGAAGTATGGATCGCTATACTTGTGCATAGACTACCGAGCACTTAA